A single genomic interval of Bradyrhizobium sp. sBnM-33 harbors:
- a CDS encoding DUF3551 domain-containing protein, with translation MRTLALTILTVGMVLAAGQARAQAYDFSSAPPGPDSYCLQGRIWGYPGNCQFSSYAQCMASASGTNAYCGINPQYVFARQRRGAYRDRY, from the coding sequence ATGCGCACTTTGGCTTTGACAATTCTGACGGTGGGTATGGTTTTGGCAGCAGGGCAAGCCCGGGCTCAGGCCTATGATTTTTCGTCCGCGCCTCCTGGGCCGGACAGCTACTGCTTGCAAGGGCGCATATGGGGCTATCCCGGTAATTGCCAATTCTCCAGCTACGCCCAATGCATGGCCAGCGCGAGCGGTACTAACGCCTATTGCGGGATCAATCCCCAGTACGTGTTCGCGCGCCAGCGGCGCGGCGCCTATCGGGACCGATACTGA